One Festucalex cinctus isolate MCC-2025b chromosome 1, RoL_Fcin_1.0, whole genome shotgun sequence genomic region harbors:
- the eif4g1a gene encoding eukaryotic translation initiation factor 4 gamma 1a isoform X10, which translates to MNKPPQPIPGPTSVPNPSPSPGLTPAAYGPGQPPSLVFATPPPPPMNSAPQPRQFAAGPRTLHQQGGYRALQGYYSNRPAMATNAQRVPTSSGPRPVGPPHVYPPSSQMMMIPQQQLSFAGSPQGYFLPPGQYRPPYMAPTQQYPVTSGTAGYYAGTSPAEYSGYEPSLAARERRGGGGRGGGRENGRLSLHGAPLTSQRYPAGAYYPAQPAYSTSVQPAQVIINPAQQQQPAPPSQQPPAPTQGPPKRERKPIRIRDPTRGGRDITEEIMSGGRSTTTPTPPQANITESGAAQTNGEVIPPVTAVARRDDNMEHVANVETPPPPPTANPEPAFEATQEGDIQDVPAAELEPAAPDLAPEVPAQLVEDQPVPALLPPVAIASPVVEVEVDTNAGDTVDAPVCPSPSTAQEEEPQAAPAPCEKVPEKQQVEEVQVAEEKEEPGEVAPIEPTAELAEVVTPVGTETEEMPTKMAAEEPPVLVQETVASLTQNAAPEPEPEPKPKPAPEEPAEPPLSNGLPQDVEELCEEDTTPCDQPDASQSQESTPVEKTAAPVVEEAEVEEKEKEKEVAVVEEKKEELVKVAKSEDVSPVAVNCPTAESAMQAATSVPKKKRNMKEINKKEAIGDLLDAFTEEQDAKPASEPSSTQADPVPVAPAEPPAEVADETWEEKEDKQNAEPESKVESTDKKYQYKEEQWKPINPEDKKRYDRKFLLGFQFISASMNKPEGLPVINDVVLDKVNKTPLRPAEPVRMMNVGPDFTPSYLGNLGSRSVGGPRGPPPGPRRSQQGQRKEPRKIITSMSLNDDVQLNKAEKAWKPSTKKGGGGGGGGGGGGGGGGGGGGRGRGEEDVTAAPDEELTPEQAQTQEILKRLRSILNKLTPQKFQDLMNQVKELTIDTEERLKGAIDLIFEKAILEPSFSVAYANMCRCLTALKVPTTEKPGYNVTFRKLLLNRCQKEFEKDQDDDEFLDKKQKEMEAAKDEEERERMRLELEEARDKARRRSLGNIKFIGELFKLKMLTEAIMHDCVVKLLKNHDEESLECLCRLLSTIGKDLDFEKAKPRMDQYFHQMEKIIKERKTSSRIRFMLQDVLDLRRCNWVPRRGDQGPKTIDQIHKDAEMEEHREQIKVQQQLMSKKDTGGGGSRMGGGMGGRGPHAPGGGRGSQPQDEGWNTVPITKRPYDTARLKITKPDNPDLNNQRLAPSGKGWGKGSSGGMGVKTATADQDSGRSTTSTVNRFGALQHSSSMSSDSDRRAPQRSSSSRERGGDRDRADRDRDRFERFDRDDRSSRSQVTKRSFSRETEERGGRGGDNRPTNEPVRRVASMTDSRDRGSRDRGSRDRGSRDRGSRDRGSRDRGPSKDLPGKRESAPAPPSLPKLTEEEVEKKSTAIIEEYLHINELKEAMDCVSELNSTALLYVFVRQGVESTLERSTSAREHMGLLLHKLIQLGTMPVPQYFKGLLEILEVAEDMAIDIPHIWLYLAEIITPMLLEGGIPMGQLFREIAKPLLPIGKAGVLLVQILHLLCKGMTRSKVGALWKEAGLNWSDFLSKDEDVNKFVTEQKVEFTTGEEQESTDIAKKPLSADELRQELERLFRDKASNQRVKDWVEANLDEQQSSSNQFVRALMTAVCQFAITGDPYKVDVPLINTRAALLRDFLNDEEKELQALYALQALMVQMEQPANLLRMFFDALYDDDVIKEEAFYKWESSKDAAEQSGKGVALKSVTAFFTWLREPEEESDKD; encoded by the exons ATGAATAAACCACCGCAGCCTATACCGGGACCCACCTCTGTCCCAAACCCTTCCCCTTCCCCTGGATTGACACCG GCCGCATACGGACCTGGGCAGCCTCCATCTCTTGTCTTCGCCACACCTCCACCCCCACCAATGAACTCCGCTCCCCAGCCAAGACAG TTTGCCGCAGGGCCCCGTACGTTACACCAACAG GGTGGATACAGAGCGCTACAG GGTTATTATTCGAACCGTCCGGCAATGGCCACCAACGCGCAGAGGGTCCCAACAAGCAGTGGCCCTCGACCCGTTGGACCCCCCCACGTCTACCCGCCGAGCTcccagatgatgatgattcccCAGCAGCAGCTCTCGTTCGCCGGCTCCCCTCAGGGTTACTTTCTTCCCCCTGGACAG TACCGGCCCCCATACATGGCACCTACTCAGCAGTATCCCGTGACCAGCGGTACTGCAGGCTACTATGCGGGAACCAGCCCTGCTGAATACTCCGGCTACG AGCCCTCTCTTGCTGCGAGGGAGAGGCGGGGTGGCGGGGGGAGAGGCGGCGGCCGAGAGAACGGCCGTCTCTCTCTCCACGGTGCTCCTCTCACCTCCCAGCGCTACCCCG CAGGAGCATACTACCCGGCTCAGCCAGCGTACTCTACGTCTGTCCAGCCCGCACAGGTCATTATCAACCCTGCCCAGCAACAACAACCAGCCCCCCCATCTCAGCAGCCACCAGCACCGACACAAGGCCCACCAAAGAGGGAACGTAAACCG ATCAGAATACGTGACCCGACCCGGGGCGGACGCGATATCACGGAGGAGATTATGTCTGGTGGAAGGTCCACTACTACACCAACTCCACCACAG GCCAACATCACAGAATCTGGAGCCGCACAGACTAACGGCGAAGTCATTCCGCCTGTTACGGCAGTCGCAAGACGAG ATGACAACATGGAGCATGTTGCTAATGTTGAGACCCCACCACCCCCTCCCACTGCGAACCCCGAGCCCGCATTTGAGGCCACACAGGAAGGAGACATCCAGGATGTGCCGGCTGCGGAATTGGAACCTGCGGCCCCTGACCTGGCTCCTGAAGTCCCGGCCCAACTGGTGGAGGACCAACCGGTCCCCGCTCTCCTCCCTCCCGTCGCAATAGCATCCCCCGTGGTGGAAGTTGAAGTCGACACTAACGCCGGTGACACGGTAGACGCTCCCGTCTGCCCGTCTCCTTCGACGGCACAAGAGGAGGAACCGCAGGCTGCTCCGGCTCCGTGTGAGAAGGTGCCAGAAAAGCAACAAGTGGAGGAAGTGCAGGTAGCGGAAGAAAAGGAAGAGCCCGGGGAGGTTGCCCCAATAGAGCCTACTGCTGAACTTGCAGAAGTAGTAACCCCTGTTGGTACGGAAACAGAGGAAATGCCGACAAAGATGGCGGCTGAAGAGCCTCCAGTCTTGGTGCAGGAGACCGTTGCTTCACTGACCCAGAATGCTGCTCCTGAACCCGAGCCGGAACCCAAGCCCAAACCCGCCCCTGAAGAACCAGCAGAGCCTCCTCTCTCCAACGGCCTTCCCCAGGACGTGGAGGAACTCTGCGAGGAAGACACTACACCCTGCGACCAGCCAGATGCTTCTCAATCTCAGGAATCCACACCTGTGGAGAAAACTGCAGCTCCAGTTGTGGAGGAGGCGGAGGtcgaggagaaggagaaggagaaggaggtgGCGGTGGTGGAAGAGAAGAAAGAGGAATTGGTGAAGGTGGCAAAAAGTGAGGACGTCTCTCCTGTCGCTGTAAACTGTCCCACAGCGGAATCTGCTATGCAAG CTGCTACGTCTGTgccaaagaagaagaggaacatGAAGGAAATCAACAAGAAGGAGGCCATTGGAGACCTCCTCGATGCCTTCACAGAG GAGCAGGATGCCAAGCCTGCCTCAGAGCCCTCGTCCACTCAGGCCGACCCTGTCCCTGTTGCTCCAGCTGAACCTCCCGCCGAGGTGGCAGATGAGACctgggaggagaaggaggacaaGCAGAATGCAGAACCGGAATCCAAAGTGGAATCCACTGACAAGAAATACCAGTACAAAGAAG AACAATGGAAGCCAATAAACCCCGAAGATAAAAAACGCTACGACCGAAAGTTCCTGCTGGGCTTCCAGTTCATCAGCGCCAGCATGAACAAACCCGAAGGCCTGCCCGTCATCAACGACGTGGTTCTGGACAAG GTGAACAAGACTCCACTGCGGCCTGCAGAACCAGTTCGAATGATGAATGTCGGGCCAGATTTCACCCCCTCGTATTTGGGCAATCTGGGCAGCAGATCAGTTGGAGGACCGCGTGGacca CCCCCCGGGCCACGTCGTTCCCAGCAGGGTCAGCGGAAAGAGCCGCGCAAAATCATCACCAGCATGTCGCTCAACGACGACGTGCAGCTCAACAAAGCGGAGAAGGCCTGGAAGCCCTCGACTAAgaagggcggcggcggcggtggcggcggcggcggcggtggtggcggcggcggcggcggcggcggccgtggCCGCGGCGAGGAGGACGTGACGGCGGCGCCTGACGAAGAGCTCACCCCCGAGCAAGCCCAAACGCAAGAGATTCTGAAGCGACTGCGCAGTATCCTCAACAAACTGACTCCGCAGAAGTTCCAGGACCTGATGAATCAGGTGAAGGAGCTGACCATAGACACGGAGGAGAGGCTGAAGGGTGCCATCGACCTCATCTTTGAGAAAGCCATCTTGGAGCCCAGCTTCTCTGTGGCCTACGCCAACATGTGCCGCTGCCTTACAGCG TTGAAAGTCCCCACGACGGAGAAACCAGGATACAATGTGACCTTCCGCAAGCTGCTGCTCAACCGCTGCCAGAAAGAGTTTGAGAAGGACCAGGATGACGACGAGTTCTTGGACAAGAAACAAAAGGAGATGGAGGCCGCCAAAGAC GAGGAGGAGCGTGAGCGCATGCGGCTGGAGCTGGAGGAAGCCCGAGACAAGGCCAGGCGCCGCTCGCTAGGCAACATCAAATTCATTGGTGAACTCTTCAAGCTCAAGATGCTAACGGAGGCCATCATGCACGACTGTGTGGTCAAACTACTGAAGAATCATGACGAGGAGTCTCTGGAGTGTCTCTGCAGGCTGCTCTCCACCATTGGCAAGGACCTGGACTTCGAGAAAGCCAAG CCACGTATGGATCAGTATTTTCATCAAATGGAAAAGATAATCAAAGAGAGAAAAACGTCATCCCGGATCCGTTTCATGCTGCAAGATGTCTTGGACCTCAGACGG TGTAACTGGGTGCCCAGAAGAGGAGATCAAGGTCCTAAAACCATCGACCAGATCCACAAGGACGCGGAGATGGAGGAGCACAGGGAGCAGATAAAAGTCCAGCAGCAGCTCATGTCTAAAAAGGACACGGGTGGAGGCGGCAGCAGGATGGGTGGAGGTATGGGCGGCCGGGGCCCTCACGCACCGGGAGGTGGCCGGGGCAGCCAACCCCAGGATGAGGGCTGGAACACGGTGCCCATCACTAAGAGACCCTACGACACCGCCCGCCTTAAGATCACAAAG CCCGACAATCCGGATCTCAACAATCAACGGTTGGCTCCGTCAGGCAAAGGCTGGGGCAAAGGCAGCAGCGGAGGAATGGGAGTCAAAACTGCAACGGCAGACCAAG ACTCTGGCCGGTCAACTACCAGCACCGTCAACCGCTTCGGTGCCCTGCAACACTCAAGCTCCATGTCCTCAGATTCCGATCGTAGAGCTCCTCAGAG GTCGAGCTCCAGCCGCGAACGAGGCGGCGACAGAGACCGGGCCGACCGGGACCGAGATCGCTTTGAACGCTTCGACCGCGACGATCGAAGCAGCCGGAGCCAAGTCACCAAGCGGAGCTTCAGCAGAGAAACGGAGGAGCGCGGCGGAAGGGGCGGCGACAACAGGCCCACCAATGAGCCCGTGCGCCGCGTGGCCAGCATGACGGACAGCCGCGATCGGGGAAGCAGGGACCGAGGCAGCAGAGATCGAGGCAGCCGGGACCGAGGCAGTAGAGACAGGGGAAGCCGGGACAGAGGTCCAAGCAAAGACCTCCCAG GAAAGCGCGAGAGTGCCCCCGCTCCTCCCTCTCTTCCTAAATTGACGGAAGAGGAGGTTGAGAAGAAGTCCACCGCCATCATCGAAGAGTACCTCCACATCAACGAGTTGAAG GAGGCCATGGACTGCGTGTCGGAGCTCAACAGCACCGCGTTGCTCTACGTGTTCGTGCGGCAGGGCGTGGAGTCGACGCTGGAGCGCAGCACCAGCGCTCGAGAGCACATGGGCTTGTTGCTGCACAAACTCATCCAATTGGGGACCATGCCTGTTCCGCAGTATTTCAAAGG GCTTCTCGAGATTCTGGAGGTCGCCGAAGACATGGCCATAGACATACCTCACATCTGGCTGTACCTAGCGGAAATCATCACCCCCATGCTCCTTGAGGGCGGCATCCCTATGGGGCAGCTCTTCAG GGAGATCGCCAAGCCGCTCTTACCGATTGGGAAGGCCGGCGTGCTGCTGGTGCAAATCCTCCACCTGCTCTGCAAAGGGATG ACTCGCAGTAAGGTCGGTGCCCTGTGGAAAGAGGCGGGACTCAACTGGAGTGATTTCCTGTCCAAAGATGAAGACGTCAACAAGTTTGTCACTGAGCAG AAAGTGGAGTTCACAACCGGAGAGGAGCAGGAGTCCACGGACATCGCCAAGAAGCCGCTGAGCGCCGACGAGCTCAGGCAAGAGCTGGAGCGCCTCTTCCGCGACAAGGCCAGCAATCAGCGGGTCAAAGACTGGGTGGAG GCCAACCTGGATGAGCAGCAGAGCTCCTCCAACCAGTTCGTACGCGCACTCATGACCGCCGTGTGCCAGTTCGCCATTACAG GGGACCCATACAAAGTGGACGTGCCGCTGATCAACACCCGAGCCGCCCTGCTTCGGGACTTCCTGAACGACGAGGAGAAGGAGCTGCAGGCGCTCTACGCCCTGCAGGCGCTCATGGTGCAAATGGAGCAGCCTGCAA ACCTCCTGCGCATGTTCTTTGACGCGCTGTACGACGACGACGTCATCAAGGAGGAGGCCTTCTACAAGTGGGAGTCCAGCAAAGACGCGGCGGAGCAGAGCGGCAAAGGCGTGGCCCTCAAGTCGGTCACCGCCTTCTTCACTTGGCTGCGCGAGCCCGAGGAAGAGTCTGACAAAGACTAA
- the eif4g1a gene encoding eukaryotic translation initiation factor 4 gamma 1a isoform X3 produces the protein MNKPPQPIPGPTSVPNPSPSPGLTPAAYGPGQPPSLVFATPPPPPMNSAPQPRQFAAGPRTLHQQGYYSNRPAMATNAQRVPTSSGPRPVGPPHVYPPSSQMMMIPQQQLSFAGSPQGYFLPPGQYRPPYMAPTQQYPVTSGTAGYYAGTSPAEYSGYEPSLAARERRGGGGRGGGRENGRLSLHGAPLTSQRYPAGAYYPAQPAYSTSVQPAQVIINPAQQQQPAPPSQQPPAPTQGPPKRERKPVVCPNKRAADLFFEIRIRDPTRGGRDITEEIMSGGRSTTTPTPPQANITESGAAQTNGEVIPPVTAVARRDDNMEHVANVETPPPPPTANPEPAFEATQEGDIQDVPAAELEPAAPDLAPEVPAQLVEDQPVPALLPPVAIASPVVEVEVDTNAGDTVDAPVCPSPSTAQEEEPQAAPAPCEKVPEKQQVEEVQVAEEKEEPGEVAPIEPTAELAEVVTPVGTETEEMPTKMAAEEPPVLVQETVASLTQNAAPEPEPEPKPKPAPEEPAEPPLSNGLPQDVEELCEEDTTPCDQPDASQSQESTPVEKTAAPVVEEAEVEEKEKEKEVAVVEEKKEELVKVAKSEDVSPVAVNCPTAESAMQAATSVPKKKRNMKEINKKEAIGDLLDAFTEEQDAKPASEPSSTQADPVPVAPAEPPAEVADETWEEKEDKQNAEPESKVESTDKKYQYKEEQWKPINPEDKKRYDRKFLLGFQFISASMNKPEGLPVINDVVLDKVNKTPLRPAEPVRMMNVGPDFTPSYLGNLGSRSVGGPRGPPPGPRRSQQGQRKEPRKIITSMSLNDDVQLNKAEKAWKPSTKKGGGGGGGGGGGGGGGGGGGGRGRGEEDVTAAPDEELTPEQAQTQEILKRLRSILNKLTPQKFQDLMNQVKELTIDTEERLKGAIDLIFEKAILEPSFSVAYANMCRCLTALKVPTTEKPGYNVTFRKLLLNRCQKEFEKDQDDDEFLDKKQKEMEAAKDEEERERMRLELEEARDKARRRSLGNIKFIGELFKLKMLTEAIMHDCVVKLLKNHDEESLECLCRLLSTIGKDLDFEKAKPRMDQYFHQMEKIIKERKTSSRIRFMLQDVLDLRRCNWVPRRGDQGPKTIDQIHKDAEMEEHREQIKVQQQLMSKKDTGGGGSRMGGGMGGRGPHAPGGGRGSQPQDEGWNTVPITKRPYDTARLKITKPDNPDLNNQRLAPSGKGWGKGSSGGMGVKTATADQDSGRSTTSTVNRFGALQHSSSMSSDSDRRAPQSRSSSSRERGGDRDRADRDRDRFERFDRDDRSSRSQVTKRSFSRETEERGGRGGDNRPTNEPVRRVASMTDSRDRGSRDRGSRDRGSRDRGSRDRGSRDRGPSKDLPGKRESAPAPPSLPKLTEEEVEKKSTAIIEEYLHINELKEAMDCVSELNSTALLYVFVRQGVESTLERSTSAREHMGLLLHKLIQLGTMPVPQYFKGLLEILEVAEDMAIDIPHIWLYLAEIITPMLLEGGIPMGQLFREIAKPLLPIGKAGVLLVQILHLLCKGMTRSKVGALWKEAGLNWSDFLSKDEDVNKFVTEQKVEFTTGEEQESTDIAKKPLSADELRQELERLFRDKASNQRVKDWVEANLDEQQSSSNQFVRALMTAVCQFAITGDPYKVDVPLINTRAALLRDFLNDEEKELQALYALQALMVQMEQPANLLRMFFDALYDDDVIKEEAFYKWESSKDAAEQSGKGVALKSVTAFFTWLREPEEESDKD, from the exons ATGAATAAACCACCGCAGCCTATACCGGGACCCACCTCTGTCCCAAACCCTTCCCCTTCCCCTGGATTGACACCG GCCGCATACGGACCTGGGCAGCCTCCATCTCTTGTCTTCGCCACACCTCCACCCCCACCAATGAACTCCGCTCCCCAGCCAAGACAG TTTGCCGCAGGGCCCCGTACGTTACACCAACAG GGTTATTATTCGAACCGTCCGGCAATGGCCACCAACGCGCAGAGGGTCCCAACAAGCAGTGGCCCTCGACCCGTTGGACCCCCCCACGTCTACCCGCCGAGCTcccagatgatgatgattcccCAGCAGCAGCTCTCGTTCGCCGGCTCCCCTCAGGGTTACTTTCTTCCCCCTGGACAG TACCGGCCCCCATACATGGCACCTACTCAGCAGTATCCCGTGACCAGCGGTACTGCAGGCTACTATGCGGGAACCAGCCCTGCTGAATACTCCGGCTACG AGCCCTCTCTTGCTGCGAGGGAGAGGCGGGGTGGCGGGGGGAGAGGCGGCGGCCGAGAGAACGGCCGTCTCTCTCTCCACGGTGCTCCTCTCACCTCCCAGCGCTACCCCG CAGGAGCATACTACCCGGCTCAGCCAGCGTACTCTACGTCTGTCCAGCCCGCACAGGTCATTATCAACCCTGCCCAGCAACAACAACCAGCCCCCCCATCTCAGCAGCCACCAGCACCGACACAAGGCCCACCAAAGAGGGAACGTAAACCGGTAGTGTGTCCCAACAAAAGGGCAGCGGACCTCTTTTTTGAG ATCAGAATACGTGACCCGACCCGGGGCGGACGCGATATCACGGAGGAGATTATGTCTGGTGGAAGGTCCACTACTACACCAACTCCACCACAG GCCAACATCACAGAATCTGGAGCCGCACAGACTAACGGCGAAGTCATTCCGCCTGTTACGGCAGTCGCAAGACGAG ATGACAACATGGAGCATGTTGCTAATGTTGAGACCCCACCACCCCCTCCCACTGCGAACCCCGAGCCCGCATTTGAGGCCACACAGGAAGGAGACATCCAGGATGTGCCGGCTGCGGAATTGGAACCTGCGGCCCCTGACCTGGCTCCTGAAGTCCCGGCCCAACTGGTGGAGGACCAACCGGTCCCCGCTCTCCTCCCTCCCGTCGCAATAGCATCCCCCGTGGTGGAAGTTGAAGTCGACACTAACGCCGGTGACACGGTAGACGCTCCCGTCTGCCCGTCTCCTTCGACGGCACAAGAGGAGGAACCGCAGGCTGCTCCGGCTCCGTGTGAGAAGGTGCCAGAAAAGCAACAAGTGGAGGAAGTGCAGGTAGCGGAAGAAAAGGAAGAGCCCGGGGAGGTTGCCCCAATAGAGCCTACTGCTGAACTTGCAGAAGTAGTAACCCCTGTTGGTACGGAAACAGAGGAAATGCCGACAAAGATGGCGGCTGAAGAGCCTCCAGTCTTGGTGCAGGAGACCGTTGCTTCACTGACCCAGAATGCTGCTCCTGAACCCGAGCCGGAACCCAAGCCCAAACCCGCCCCTGAAGAACCAGCAGAGCCTCCTCTCTCCAACGGCCTTCCCCAGGACGTGGAGGAACTCTGCGAGGAAGACACTACACCCTGCGACCAGCCAGATGCTTCTCAATCTCAGGAATCCACACCTGTGGAGAAAACTGCAGCTCCAGTTGTGGAGGAGGCGGAGGtcgaggagaaggagaaggagaaggaggtgGCGGTGGTGGAAGAGAAGAAAGAGGAATTGGTGAAGGTGGCAAAAAGTGAGGACGTCTCTCCTGTCGCTGTAAACTGTCCCACAGCGGAATCTGCTATGCAAG CTGCTACGTCTGTgccaaagaagaagaggaacatGAAGGAAATCAACAAGAAGGAGGCCATTGGAGACCTCCTCGATGCCTTCACAGAG GAGCAGGATGCCAAGCCTGCCTCAGAGCCCTCGTCCACTCAGGCCGACCCTGTCCCTGTTGCTCCAGCTGAACCTCCCGCCGAGGTGGCAGATGAGACctgggaggagaaggaggacaaGCAGAATGCAGAACCGGAATCCAAAGTGGAATCCACTGACAAGAAATACCAGTACAAAGAAG AACAATGGAAGCCAATAAACCCCGAAGATAAAAAACGCTACGACCGAAAGTTCCTGCTGGGCTTCCAGTTCATCAGCGCCAGCATGAACAAACCCGAAGGCCTGCCCGTCATCAACGACGTGGTTCTGGACAAG GTGAACAAGACTCCACTGCGGCCTGCAGAACCAGTTCGAATGATGAATGTCGGGCCAGATTTCACCCCCTCGTATTTGGGCAATCTGGGCAGCAGATCAGTTGGAGGACCGCGTGGacca CCCCCCGGGCCACGTCGTTCCCAGCAGGGTCAGCGGAAAGAGCCGCGCAAAATCATCACCAGCATGTCGCTCAACGACGACGTGCAGCTCAACAAAGCGGAGAAGGCCTGGAAGCCCTCGACTAAgaagggcggcggcggcggtggcggcggcggcggcggtggtggcggcggcggcggcggcggcggccgtggCCGCGGCGAGGAGGACGTGACGGCGGCGCCTGACGAAGAGCTCACCCCCGAGCAAGCCCAAACGCAAGAGATTCTGAAGCGACTGCGCAGTATCCTCAACAAACTGACTCCGCAGAAGTTCCAGGACCTGATGAATCAGGTGAAGGAGCTGACCATAGACACGGAGGAGAGGCTGAAGGGTGCCATCGACCTCATCTTTGAGAAAGCCATCTTGGAGCCCAGCTTCTCTGTGGCCTACGCCAACATGTGCCGCTGCCTTACAGCG TTGAAAGTCCCCACGACGGAGAAACCAGGATACAATGTGACCTTCCGCAAGCTGCTGCTCAACCGCTGCCAGAAAGAGTTTGAGAAGGACCAGGATGACGACGAGTTCTTGGACAAGAAACAAAAGGAGATGGAGGCCGCCAAAGAC GAGGAGGAGCGTGAGCGCATGCGGCTGGAGCTGGAGGAAGCCCGAGACAAGGCCAGGCGCCGCTCGCTAGGCAACATCAAATTCATTGGTGAACTCTTCAAGCTCAAGATGCTAACGGAGGCCATCATGCACGACTGTGTGGTCAAACTACTGAAGAATCATGACGAGGAGTCTCTGGAGTGTCTCTGCAGGCTGCTCTCCACCATTGGCAAGGACCTGGACTTCGAGAAAGCCAAG CCACGTATGGATCAGTATTTTCATCAAATGGAAAAGATAATCAAAGAGAGAAAAACGTCATCCCGGATCCGTTTCATGCTGCAAGATGTCTTGGACCTCAGACGG TGTAACTGGGTGCCCAGAAGAGGAGATCAAGGTCCTAAAACCATCGACCAGATCCACAAGGACGCGGAGATGGAGGAGCACAGGGAGCAGATAAAAGTCCAGCAGCAGCTCATGTCTAAAAAGGACACGGGTGGAGGCGGCAGCAGGATGGGTGGAGGTATGGGCGGCCGGGGCCCTCACGCACCGGGAGGTGGCCGGGGCAGCCAACCCCAGGATGAGGGCTGGAACACGGTGCCCATCACTAAGAGACCCTACGACACCGCCCGCCTTAAGATCACAAAG CCCGACAATCCGGATCTCAACAATCAACGGTTGGCTCCGTCAGGCAAAGGCTGGGGCAAAGGCAGCAGCGGAGGAATGGGAGTCAAAACTGCAACGGCAGACCAAG ACTCTGGCCGGTCAACTACCAGCACCGTCAACCGCTTCGGTGCCCTGCAACACTCAAGCTCCATGTCCTCAGATTCCGATCGTAGAGCTCCTCAGAG CAGGTCGAGCTCCAGCCGCGAACGAGGCGGCGACAGAGACCGGGCCGACCGGGACCGAGATCGCTTTGAACGCTTCGACCGCGACGATCGAAGCAGCCGGAGCCAAGTCACCAAGCGGAGCTTCAGCAGAGAAACGGAGGAGCGCGGCGGAAGGGGCGGCGACAACAGGCCCACCAATGAGCCCGTGCGCCGCGTGGCCAGCATGACGGACAGCCGCGATCGGGGAAGCAGGGACCGAGGCAGCAGAGATCGAGGCAGCCGGGACCGAGGCAGTAGAGACAGGGGAAGCCGGGACAGAGGTCCAAGCAAAGACCTCCCAG GAAAGCGCGAGAGTGCCCCCGCTCCTCCCTCTCTTCCTAAATTGACGGAAGAGGAGGTTGAGAAGAAGTCCACCGCCATCATCGAAGAGTACCTCCACATCAACGAGTTGAAG GAGGCCATGGACTGCGTGTCGGAGCTCAACAGCACCGCGTTGCTCTACGTGTTCGTGCGGCAGGGCGTGGAGTCGACGCTGGAGCGCAGCACCAGCGCTCGAGAGCACATGGGCTTGTTGCTGCACAAACTCATCCAATTGGGGACCATGCCTGTTCCGCAGTATTTCAAAGG GCTTCTCGAGATTCTGGAGGTCGCCGAAGACATGGCCATAGACATACCTCACATCTGGCTGTACCTAGCGGAAATCATCACCCCCATGCTCCTTGAGGGCGGCATCCCTATGGGGCAGCTCTTCAG GGAGATCGCCAAGCCGCTCTTACCGATTGGGAAGGCCGGCGTGCTGCTGGTGCAAATCCTCCACCTGCTCTGCAAAGGGATG ACTCGCAGTAAGGTCGGTGCCCTGTGGAAAGAGGCGGGACTCAACTGGAGTGATTTCCTGTCCAAAGATGAAGACGTCAACAAGTTTGTCACTGAGCAG AAAGTGGAGTTCACAACCGGAGAGGAGCAGGAGTCCACGGACATCGCCAAGAAGCCGCTGAGCGCCGACGAGCTCAGGCAAGAGCTGGAGCGCCTCTTCCGCGACAAGGCCAGCAATCAGCGGGTCAAAGACTGGGTGGAG GCCAACCTGGATGAGCAGCAGAGCTCCTCCAACCAGTTCGTACGCGCACTCATGACCGCCGTGTGCCAGTTCGCCATTACAG GGGACCCATACAAAGTGGACGTGCCGCTGATCAACACCCGAGCCGCCCTGCTTCGGGACTTCCTGAACGACGAGGAGAAGGAGCTGCAGGCGCTCTACGCCCTGCAGGCGCTCATGGTGCAAATGGAGCAGCCTGCAA ACCTCCTGCGCATGTTCTTTGACGCGCTGTACGACGACGACGTCATCAAGGAGGAGGCCTTCTACAAGTGGGAGTCCAGCAAAGACGCGGCGGAGCAGAGCGGCAAAGGCGTGGCCCTCAAGTCGGTCACCGCCTTCTTCACTTGGCTGCGCGAGCCCGAGGAAGAGTCTGACAAAGACTAA